The following nucleotide sequence is from Melioribacteraceae bacterium.
AATCCCCAATCCATATTTTTCAATATTTCATTATAACGAGGTAAATTCCAAGGTCCATCCATCGCCATTGCTAAATTCTTTGAAGCAAATGCCACATCATAATCAGGTGTAAAAACATCGAGTCTTAACTTCTGGTAAATATCTTTCCATAGTTGGAGAGCTTGGACTCCTGCTTCTTCATGGTACATAACATGAGTTTGCTCCAAATCAATTTTATATCCGCCCGCTTGCCATAAGAAAGGATGAAATTGCCAAACCATCCACGAACTTAATGGTCCCGCTGCAGGGAATACAGGTAAGAATAAACCGACTTGTTCAAATTTTCCGTCGCCATTTTTGTCAAAAGTCAGTTTCTCAGCATACTCTTGCAATTCCTCCCAATTTTTAGGTGGATGATTTGGATCTAGGCCAGCTGCTCGAAACATATCTTTATTATATAGCAGTGCTAAATTTGTTGCTTCCATTGGTATAGTATAAAGAGTTCCTCTCCATGAAGCATACTGAAGCAAAGCCGGATAAATATCTTCCAAAGTTCCCTCTTCCAGACCGTTCTCCCCGTCTATGAAATGATCCATTTTATAGATAGCGTTGGCTTCAACCAAATCTTCAATAAAATGGGCATGAAGCCAAGAAATATCCGGTGCGGTTTTACTTTGAATAGAAGTAATCAGTTTTTGCACCA
It contains:
- a CDS encoding ABC transporter substrate-binding protein produces the protein MKNVVKFIVILIGLSLLFSSCGEGSSGTDGETKEIVFWHSFVSSTVPALNALIADFESTHPNIKVKAQYIPTGDALVQKLITSIQSKTAPDISWLHAHFIEDLVEANAIYKMDHFIDGENGLEEGTLEDIYPALLQYASWRGTLYTIPMEATNLALLYNKDMFRAAGLDPNHPPKNWEELQEYAEKLTFDKNGDGKFEQVGLFLPVFPAAGPLSSWMVWQFHPFLWQAGGYKIDLEQTHVMYHEEAGVQALQLWKDIYQKLRLDVFTPDYDVAFASKNLAMAMDGPWNLPRYNEILKNMDWGFAPLPAGPEKRATIVGGEYLAIFKQSENPDEAWAFLKWIIEPEVQAKWAMTSGYLPIRRAVLEVPEFQKYLEENPNFKVFVDEMEYGQAERPIDYGGMEIMRHMADAIEKATVGKQDVRKALNEGAELSNKVLDAANAKHKN